One window from the genome of Eublepharis macularius isolate TG4126 chromosome 15, MPM_Emac_v1.0, whole genome shotgun sequence encodes:
- the LOC129343534 gene encoding FXYD domain-containing ion transport regulator 5-like produces the protein MPHTRCSGAPGMKLFAILLLALVSLIAAENVDDSELTTLNLGGVENEIVATSEALVSTAYDSKGITTTPSTKNIPTEENKMTKGVSTVQTTATKGISTTSTSSPVKFLNNKQHPSFVDLDKEAAIKEHKERFEYDYASLRKWGLIAAAILFVLGILILTCGKHGKLLRCRRKKRARNYDVTPA, from the exons ATGCCGCACACCCGATGCTCTGGAGCCCCCGGCATGAAG CTCTTTGCCATTCTGCTGCTTGCTCTTGTGAGCCTGATAGCTGCTGAGAATGTAGACG ACTCAGAACTGACCACCTTGAAccttggaggagtggagaatgagaTAGTTGCCACCTCGGAGGCCTTGGTCTCGACAG CATATGACTCAAAGGGGATAACTACAACACCAAGCACCAAAAACATCCCAACTGAAGAGAACAAAATGACAAAAG GGGTATCTACAGTTCAAACAACAGCAACTAAAGGCATTAGTACTACCAGCACCAGCAGCCCTGTGAAATTCCTTAATAATAAAC AACACCCCTCCTTTGTCGACTTGGATAAGGAAGCAG CTATTAAAGAGCATAAAGAACGCTTTGAATACG ATTATGCCTCCTTGCGCAAGTGGGGCCTAATAGCGGCTGCTATCCTCTTCGTCCTGGGCATCCTGATTCTCACCT GTGGTAAACACGGGAAACTCTTACGATGCCGAAGGAAAAAGCGAGCCAG AAACTATGATGTGACCCCTGCCTGA